The sequence below is a genomic window from Fluoribacter dumoffii NY 23.
AGCTTTATCAGGTGTTCCATTGATAAGTGTAAAGGTATTATTGAAACCGCTATCAGATAAACTGTCACCAAAAAATACAAGCTGGGTAATTTCACTAAATTTCACTGCTTGAGCGTTATTAGGCAGAATACAGAACGTAAACATACCGACCAACACCAGCAATTGGGTTTTGGCATGTAATATCATTTTTCTTATTTTTGCTAACATTCAATTATCTCCTTATAATGACTTAGCAGCTGTAACGTAAGCCCAGTGATACAATATTCTCTGTCCCTTTGTAATCGGCACTGGCCTGATTTATTTCTAAAGGTGCATCCACACCCGGTATTCCTGCATTGACCTGAGCGGTGTTTATAGATTGTTTATGAATAAAAATATGCGAATAGGCTGCGTCAACGGAAAAATGATTATTTACCAGATAGCTAAGTCCCAAATTTAACCAATACTTATCGGAGTCAGGCAATAAGGAATTACGATTTTCAGAGTCTAATGGTGACTGATCCCAGGCAAACCCGCCACGTAAGGTCAGAGAAGAGTTATAACGATAATCGGCACCTAAAGCACCAAAAAAGGAATTGTGCCATTTCATGGGAACTCTATAAACAGGCTCATACGCATCCGGGATTGAAACCAAAATATCATCCAAGTAATCCCAGAAATTCACCTGGGCCGTTGCTTTCAGAGTCCATTGTTGAATATCTCGAGCAACACCGATGGTTAAAACCCCTGGTGTTCTTAATGTATGACTCACCGAAGTTTCACTATTAAACAAAAAGGTATTTGCAGGCGACGGAACAATATCACCAATAATCGTATACTGCTCGCCGTGGCCGCTTAGTTTTGTGGAGATTTCTGACCGATAGCTCACGCCAATGCGCGTCATTGAATCCATTTGATACAAGGCACCAACGGTATAGCCATAACCCCAGCCATCACTCTTCAAATAAGTTGGTTCTGTTGCTGCAATCAATTCATCAATGGGAGGAATCCCCGTATTAATTCCATTAAAGTGGGAGAAAATAGTTTTTAAATACTGAGCTTGAAAACCCGCTCCCAACGATAATTTTTCATGAATTTGGTAAGATAGTGAGGGGTTAATGTCAACAGAGTTAATCTCGGTTTTTACTGACGCATAGCGTAACACTGAATCTTCAGAGTATTTATTATATAAATAGAATGGCTCAACTACGGCTAATCCCACAGTCAACTTATCGATGGGGGTACGCCATCCCATATAACCTTGAGGAATGAATACTGCATTACTGATGTTGTGTTCTGCGGGGTCTCCTTGCACAGAGCCCACAATAGCTGAGGGCGGCATGCCGGGAACAAAAAAAGTATGGGTAGCCATTCCATCATACATGCTTATTTCAGGGATAAATTCACTGGCGGCGACATATATTTGGTTTTGCTGTAATGCAGATAATGTGGCCGGATTGTTAAATAAGGCCGAGACATCATTAGCAGCAGCTGCAGAGCCGGCCATCGCAGAACCTTGCAAACTGGGACTGGTTTCATTTAACTGAAAGCCTCCCGCATATACGGGTAAAGCAACAATAAACTGAGACATCACAACAGCAACTGCAAACTCCTTGCTTAATAAACGTGAATCACTCACCTTGGACTCCTTTCTTCTTTTCAGTGCAGTTCATTTTAAAAAACCCGCACTTACCTTGTCAGATTTATGAGAAAAGTTCAAATTTATTTTAACTTTTTCTTTTAAAAATTAGGCATTTACGCCGACTTAAGCAGCATACTTCGCAATTAAGCCAGGAGGGGCGTTTTAGAGGTCCTGAAAAAAAGAAAACCATGATTAGCAAGGTTTCAGAGAAGCTACCGCTATACTCCTTTGACTTAGGGGAATAATCTTGTCTTTAAAGCAGATTGCCCCCTGCCTTTAAGCCGGTTAAGATAGAGGTAATTAAACAATCTAAGGAATGGATTGATGCGTGATTTTTTTCAAACTCCCCCGAAATTGGGTAATCAATATGAAGAAGATCGGGTACTTAAGTCTTATCTGGAATGGAAACTTCCTTCTTCCATGTTGAACGAAATTCAACCTGAATTGCATCATCTGGGTCAACGCGTTATCGAAGACATCCTTAAATTGGGCCAAGAGGCTGAAGCTTGTCCGCCTCGACATATACCTTATGATCCCTGGGGAAAGCGCATTGACCATATCCAAGTATCCCCAGCATGGAAGGAACTCGATAAAATCTCCGCGCAAGAGAAACTAATCGCTATAGGGTATGAACGTAAGCACGGTGCTTTCTCCCGTATACATCAATTTGCCAAATTGTATCTGTTCCATCCCTCATCAGCAATTTATACATGTCCTCTCGCCATGACCGATGGGGCTGCACGTGCATTGGAACTTCACGCTGATGAATCATTAAAGAAACATGCACTTCCTCATCTAATTTCTTCAGATCCCAATTTCTTCTGGACCTCGGGCCAATGGATGACTGAACGTACAGGCGGCTCCGATGTCAGTGGAACCTCCACAATTGCAAGACCAGAAAATTCACATTTTCGTCTTAGCGGCGTTAAATGGTTTACTTCTGCCACAACCTCACAAATCGCTATGACCCTTGCCCGTATTGAAGGAGCCCCTGAAGGCAGTAAAGGATTGAGTTTGTTTTATCTGGAACTGCGGAATCAAATGGGTAAATTAAACGGAATCCGTATCAATCGACTAAAAGAAAAGCTAGGAACTCGTGCCCTGCCTACTGCGGAATTGACCCTGGAAAATGCCACTGCCCTACTCGTTGGAGAAGCCGGGGACGGGGTTAAAAAGATTTCCTCTCTATTTAATATCACGCGCATTTACAATGCCTGTTGTGCTGTCGGTTATATGCGCCGTGCCCTTGCACTGGCTCGAGATTATGCTACAAAACGTGTCGCTTTCGGGCATACGCTATCAAAGCACGTACTGCATCTGGAAACATTGGCCAACATGCAAATGGAATTTACGGCAGGATTTCATCTCGTATTCCATGCCATTGAATTATTAGGTAAGGATGAATCAGGTGAAGCAACAGAAAAAGAGCAAGGGGTGTTAAGGCTTTTAACCCCTCTTGTAAAACTTTATACAGCAAAACAAGCCATCGCCTTAGTAAGCGAAGCTCTAGAAGCCTTCGGCGGCGCGGGTTATATTGAAGATACCGGCCTGCCTCAATTATTGAGAAACGCGCAGGTTCTCTCTATATGGGAGGGGACAACCAATATTTTAAGTCTTGATGCTTTACGAGCAATGCATAAAGAAAATGCTGCGGAATTTTTTCTTGAGGACCTTTACCAACGGTTGGGCCAAATCAATCGTAAGGAACTTATTCAATCACAAGTAAAAGTAAAGGCAGCGATAAAAAAAATAAAAAACCACCTTATTTCCATGCCTGAAATGACTAACGCAGCGCAGCAAGCTGGAGCACGGCAACTTGCGTTTGCATTGGCACAAACTTACGCGGCCAGTTTGTTGTTAGAGCATGCCCAATGGTCTTTGCAAAACAATAAGGATATTCTTCCCGTTATTACCGCCAATCGCTGGTGTGAAAAAAATCTACCCGAGCTGGTTTCATTTTCCAAAAGCTACAGTAATGACTCGCAAATACTGGCTATGGATTATGATGAATTTCATGAGTAACCTATTAGAAAAGCCTGGTTGGGAAAAAAATATTCGAGCGAAAAAAAAGATAAAAACACCCTCAATTCAAATCAATGCAGATTTTTTTTAAACATTTTTTTACAGGAGAGCAGAGCGGATGCCGTGCGTTTTCGTTCATAAAAAAATCTTGCATTCTGCCCTAAAGCTCTTTATTGTTAAAATCGTCAAATTACTAATCATATGAAAATTAAGGGAATTTATGAAGAAATTAGGACTAGTAATCAGTTTCTTGTTTTTCTTAAATGATGGGTTTGCCAAAAGCCCAATTGTTGCCCCGCAACCCACTTCGTGTATTACTGGCAGCTTCAGTTCAACGGGTACAAATAGCTGGCAAACCGTTTCATTGAAGTTGACCAACAATTGCGAGCAAACGGTAGATTTTCAAAATTCAACCGTAACTTTTTCCAACGGCAGTAACCTAAATACTTCTTTTTGGGGGAACTTCTCTCCATTGTCTTATCCAGTAAATAATTTGCAAATTACCTCACAACCCCAAAGCGGGACTTATTTATCAACGCTTTCATTAGAATTTCCCACCTACCCTGGCGCAAACAGCAAACTGCCCAAGGGAAGTTCATTTACTATTATTTATGGGGAACCCAAGGCAGATTATATCGCCGATAGCGTCCAGGTTTATTTAAGCTCCCCGGCATCAACGGGAAATATCAATTTAATTAACTCTACAAGCAAACCTGCCAACATAACCCAACCTTATGCTCTGGTTAACTTGACATTGAATGGACAAACGATAAATGTACAGGTTCCCTGGGCTGGTCAACAACAGGTATCCGGACTTGCTGCGGGAACTTATACCGTTTCTCCAACTAATATTACAGACAGTAATGGAGTCGTATACCAAGGGGTAGCAAATCCGGCAAGTTTAACAGTTTCTGCAAGCACAACGGTTTCTTCCTCAATTTCCTACAGTCCAATGCAAACAACAGGAAATATAAATATTAATCTCGCTGCATTACCGGCTCAAATATCAGGTTATTCGGGCAATCCAATTGTCACTTTAACCCGCTTGGATAATCAAAGCGCAATGAATGCACAAGTGAATTGGAGTTCAATCAATGTAATCAGTCAATTAGTCAATGGCATCAGCTACACATTTACCACTCCAGTAATAACCTATAACGGGTATAAATGTACCCCTGCATTCAGCCCAACAACTGCTACCGCAGCTGTTTCTGCACCCACAGTACAACTTGCCTACAGTTGCGTTCAAGTCGCCCAAGACAGCATTCCTGTTAGTGTAACCGGAGCACCGCCTGAGCTTTCTTCCATTAATGTCTCCTTTACTCCGAGCGGAAATGGCTCCTCTGTAAATGAGACAATTCCATTAAATAATGGAGCAGGATCAGCCAATGTGAGTTTAATTGATGGCGTGGTTTACACAGTCAGCGCCACCTCAGTTAATGGTTATACAATAAGCTATTCTCCTCAGCCGCTAACTGTCTCGGCCTCCGCTGCAGAGACTATTACTTATACCCAAAGCATAAATGCCGGCGGCAGAATTATAGGTTATCTCCCTGGGTGGAATACTCCACCTACAGCTACAGCCTTGGCGAATGCTGGGTATACTCATGTCCTTGTAGCCTTCGGGGTTTTTAGTACCACAAACCCTGGCCAAATTACGTCGGCATTCGATACCGTCTCGGCAAGCTACATCCAATCATTGCATGATGCGGGCATTAAAGTGCTCCTCTCTTTGGGTGGAGCCTCATCAAGCATTGCAAACACTACAGTTAATTTCCATCAGGTATTGGCAGCAGCTTCCTCACCTGCAGCATTTGAACAAAGTTTTATTAGTTCATTAGAAAACCTGATCGCCCAATATCACTTTGATGGTTTTGATTTTGATATTGAAAGCGGTTTAAATGCAGGAGGAACATTCACTAACCCTACAGGTGATATCGCTGTTTTAGCTAACATCATCAACACAATGCATGCAAATCACCCCAATTTACTTCTTACCCTGGCGCCGCAAACAGCCAATGTTGCGGCTACTTCGGGCTTTGATGCGACGTGGGGAAATTATGCCTCCCTGGTGATGCAAACCCACCAATCTTTAGCATGGGTAGGCATTCAAATGTATAATGCGGGGTGTACCTATGGCATAGATTTAATTTGCTATGATCCTAATAATACCAATAGTCCCAATGCTTCCGTAGCAATGGCCACTGATTTACTGGAAAACTGGCCGGCAACCACAAGTTCAGGACAGCAAACCGGATTCCAGCCCTATATAAGCTATTTAACTCCCTCCCAAGTAGTTTTGGGTTATCCTGCCCCTAATGCATCGGGACAAAGTGATGGCTCCCCCGCTGCAGTTATCAGTACCATCAAACGGGCAATACAGTGTTTGCGTACGGGTGTTGCCAGTCCATCAAGTTGTGATACCTACATCCCACCACGAACTTATCCGGGATTTGGGGGTGTTTTTGACTGGGAAATCATTCATGACGAAAACAATAATTATAACTTTGCGACCAGTCTGGTAAACTGTGTCATTCAAGGCAATTGTAATTAATGTAATGGGGTGCAGCGTAGCGGACCCCAAACGAGGAATTGATTCCCTTCCAGTACCTCCATTCTGCCCGCTCTCCTCAGCGGGCTTTGTTGAACAACAGTTTGGAAATTCAACTGTATTTGTCATTTCATGCTGCAGAAATGAATATATTCTTCAACAAACCTGGCAGAGCGGAAGAGGGAATTATTTTTGACGTCATGAGAATACAGCATGGAACACTCCGAGTTAGTTTTGATAGCAATGGCATTTCTCTTAGGTATCCGCCATGGTTTTGATTTGGATCATTTGGCAACCATCGATTCGATTGCACGAATTGTCAGCGCACGTCAAACATTGGCCAAATTTACGGGATTTTTATTTTCTCTCGGACATGGTCTTGTTGTCATTTTAATCAGCTTGATTATCGGCAACAGGGTTAAACCCTTACTCGTTCCTCAATGGCTGGAAGGATTAGGAAATGGTATCTCCATCACCTTTTTATTAATTTTTGGCGTGTTAAATCTTTGGAATGTGTTCCTGACACCCTCCCGCCCCCCTCTTCCAACCAGTTTAAAAAGCTATTTAGCAAAAAAATTAAACCAGAAATCTGTAAATCCTTTCTTTATCCTGTTGATTGGAGCTCTGTTTGCTCTTTCTTTTGACACTGTAAGCCAAGTGGTTTTGTTTTCTCTTTCTGCCAAAGCTGCGTCAGGCTGGTTATTTTCAGGAATACTTGGCGTCTTTTTCATGCTTGGAATGATGCTCTCTGATGGATTAAATGGATTGTTTGTTTCAAGCTTGATCCAGCGTGCTAATTCAGTATCTCTTTTATTTTCTCGATTGGCCGGACTGATGGTTGCTGCTTTTAGTCTAATTATTGGTATGATTAATTTAATCAAAATATATAATCAAACATAATACAGGTTAAACAATGCATGAATTATGGGTGTGTAAGAGCATTCTCGAAATTATTAAACAGAAAGCGGCGGCAATACCCTGTACACGTGTAAAAAAAATTATTTTGGAAATTGGCCAACTTGCTGCAATTGAGAAAGAATCGCTAATTTTTGGTTTCAAAGTAATTACTGCAGGAACAATCGCAGAAAATGCAGAACTTCATATCATTGATATTCCAGCTGAAGCCCTCTGCGAATCGTGTCAAAAGCGAAATCCTTTGCAACAATACTACGATCCTTGTCCGAGTTGTGGAAGTCATGCATTACAGGTTATTCAAGGTGAAGAATTACAAATTAAATCTATGGTGGTTGAATAATGTGCGGAATATGTGGTTGTACTGAAGAACAAAATGAAATGCATCATCATGAGCATCATACTCATGGGTCTATGTCTCATCATGATGATGAACATCTGATTCATGTAGAGCAAAGTATATTGGCTCAAAACCAGCAATTTGCGCTCAATAACAAACAATACCTGATTAAAAAGAATATTTTGGCGTTGAATCTCATGTCCAGTCCAGGTTCAGGAAAAACCACCCTATTAGCAAAAACTATAGAGGATTTAAAAACTGAGCTGGAGAGTGCAGTATTAGTTGGTGATCAACAAACAGACTACGATGCAAAATTAATCAAAGCCAGTGGGGGTAATGCCTTACAAATCAATACAGGGAAAACCTGTCATTTGGATGCGCACAGGGTGAGTCATGCTTTGGAAAATATTCCACTTAAAGAAAACTCACTCTTGTTTATTGAAAATGTAGGCAATCTCGTTTGTCCTGCTTTATTCGATTTAGGCGAACAGTTTAAAGTGGTCATCCTCTCTGTAGCAGAGGGCGAAAATAAGCCTTTGAAATATCCTGACATGTTCCGTTGTGCTGATTTGTTACTCATTACGAAAATGGATCTCCTCCCTTATGTGAATTTTAATCTCGATAAATGTATTGAGTATGCGCGGCAAATAAAACCCACTATTGAAATCTTGACCCTTTCAGCAATGAGTGGTGATGGTTTGCTAAATTGGTATGGATGGCTAAGGCAAAAACTTCTAGATACCCGCGGGAATCCATGAAACGATTAAGGATAAACATTCAAGGGCAAGTCCAGGGTGTGGGTTTTAGACCTTGTGTTTACCGGATTGCCAGACACCTAGCGCTCACAGGATGGATTCAAAATACTAGTTCCGGGGTATTGATTGAAGCACAAGGGATTTTGGTTAATCAATTGATACCTCATGTACAAAAAAAATTGCCTCCGCTTGCCAAGATCACCCAAATTCAATCGGCAACCATCTGTTCAATCGCTAATGAAATTTCTTTTAAAATAATTGAAAGCCAAGAGGGGAAGGTCAATACCATCATTACCCCCGATGCGAGTATTTGCCCTCAATGCCTACAGGAACTTTTCGATCCTCAAAGCCGCTATTTTCGCTACCCTTTTTTGAATTGTACTCATTGTGGCCCTCGCTTCACCATTACCCGCAATCTCCCTTATGATCGCAAGCAAACTTCAATGGCTCTCTTCCCTTTATGTCCGGATTGTCAGACAGATTACAGCAATCCTGAAAACCGGCGCTACCATGCCCAACCTACCGCTTGTTTTCATTGCGGCCCGCAGCTCTCATTACCGATAGAAGAACTAGCACACTCTATTTTGCAAGGCGAAATTATTGCCTTAAAAAGCCTGGGGGGATATCAACTTATTTGTGATGCCCGCAATAAAGCTGCCGTAGCTCGGCTGCGCGCACGAAAAAACCGCGACACCAAACCTTTTGCTCTGATGGTTGCAAACAGCTTGAGCGCAGAACGGATTGTCACCATGAGCCAGCAAGAACGAGAATTATTAGAAAGTATTACCCGCCCAATTGTTTTACTCGAAAAAATAAATGAACCCGATTCATTCACTTCTGAGGTTGCTCCGGGTTTAAATACTTTAGGCATAATGCTTCCTTACACGCCGTTGCACTATTTACTTTTTAATGCTTTTGCTGGAAATAAAAATGGCGGTGCATGGTTGAATGAGCCTCAAGAGCCAATCCTAGTAGTCACCAGCGCCAATATAGGCGGCGAACCGCTGATTATCGAAGATGAGAGTGCCAAATTCTATCTTGATACCATAGCCGATAAAGTAATCTCCTATAACCGACCTATTGTTACCCGCGTGGACGATTCAGTAATGCGTATGGTGCTTCATCGCCCCATGTTTATTCGTCGTTCTCGAGGTTTTGTACCTGCTCCTATTGAACTGCCTCATGAAATTCCACCCACGCTGGCAGTAGGCGGGCATCTCAAAAATACTTTTTGTATTACGCGTGGTAATGAAGCATTTATTTCCCAACACATTGGCAGTTTGGATAATAAAGCAACAATTGAGTTCTTCCATGAATCATTGAGTCATTTGCTACGGTTTCTCGATGTAACCCCAGAGCGTATTGCCCATGACATGCACCCGGATTTTTATACAACGCGCTTTGCCATAAATTCTGGGATACCCGCTTTTGCTATACAGCATCATCATGCGCACATGGCTTCAGTAATGGCAGAGCACGGTATTAATAAAACCGCCTTGGGATTGGCGCTTGATGGCTATGGATATGGAAATCAAGGTGAAGCCTGGGGTGGTGAATTATTTTTACTTGAACAGTCAACGTATATTCGGCTTGGCTCTTTTCTTCCTCTTTTGCAACCCGGTGGAGAAATTGCAGCACGCGAACCCTGGAGAATGGCAGCAAGTGTTTTACATAGTTTAGGACAAGGTGATGAAATTGCACAACGATTTTCTGAGTATCCCCAAGCCCATGGGGTCCATCACCTTCTAAATAAAAAAATAAACTGTCCCAGCACCAGCAGTTGTGGTCGCTTGTTTGATGCAGTGAGTGCGTTACTGGGGATCCAATTGGTTTCCCACTATGAGGGGCACGCTGCAATGCGCCTGGAAAATCAGGTCACCCAGGTACAAATAATGCCAGAAGGATGGCAATTACAGGAGGGTTTTTTTGATATGATGCCTACGTTAAAATTTCTCGCCAACCGTATTGAGCCCGTAACCGGTGCGAATCTTTTCCATGGGACGCTTATTGCCGGTCTTGCAGAATGGGTTAATAAGATGTGTCGAGAAAGAGGAGTTGATGTGGTAGTATTAAGCGGAGGCTGCTTCTTGAATCAGATATTGGCCGAAGGATTAACTACAGCCTTAAGAAAATCTGGTATCATCTCTTTTTTACCACACGCTCTTCCACCTAATGATGGAGGAATTTCTCTTGGACAAGCCTGGATTGCCGGGAATTTGTAAAGTGTACTATGTAGCTTGGACGCAGTGCAGCGAACCGGGTGTTAATAATCATTCATGTCTTAACCAGGGTTATATTGCACTACACCCTGGGCATGGAAAAAGGGATAGTTTATGTGTTTGGCATTACCTGCGCAAATTACTCAAATTCTTGATGATGCTCGAGCGATAGTAAACGTAGGGGGCATCACTAAAGAAATTTCTACAGCTTTACTGGAAGAGGTCGCTCCTGGGGATTATGTAATTATTCATGTTGGCTATGCATTAACACGGCTTGACGAGTATGAAGCCCAGAAGACCTTAAGTTTATTTGCTCAAATGGCGCAGGAAATGTCCGTATGAAATATATCGAAGACTTCAGGAATGCTGATTATGCAAAAGCACTTGCTAGAAAAATTGCTGCACAAGTGATACCGAATCGATATTATCAATTCATGGAGTTTTGTGGGGGGCATACCCATGCAATCCATCGTTATGGAATTCCAAGTTTGTTACCCAAGAACGTGGAAATGATCCATGGTCCCGGATGCCCGGTATGTATTTTACCTATTTCCATCACCGATAAAGCCCTGGCTTTGGCCTCATTACCCAATGTGATTCTTTGCAGTTATGCAGACATGCTGCGTGTCCCGGGTAGCGGACAAAAAAATTTATTACATGCCAAGGCAACCGGGGCAGATGTGCGAATGATTTATTCAGCAAGTGATGCGTTGAAAATTGCACAGGAAAACCCGCAAAAAGAAGTCGTATTTTTTGCCATTGGTTTTGAAACTACAACCCCGCCCACAGCAGTAATAATTCATCAAGCAAGGAAATTGAAGCTCCATAATTTCAGCGTTTTTTGCAATCATGTTTTAACACCAGTTCCAATGAATTATTTGCTGCAAACTAATGAAGTTAAACTTGATGGATTTATTGGCCCTGCCCACGTCAGCATCGTCATTGGCAGCCAACCCTATGAAGCAGTATGCAAAAAATACAAAAAGCCTATTGTAATTTCTGGCTTCGAGCCTTTGGACTTGTTGCATTCTATTTTAATGTTAATTCAGCAAATTAATGAAAATCGATGTGAGGTAAAAATTCAATATACCCGTGCAGTTACCCACTCTGGAAGCTTACTGTCACAACAAATAATGGATGAAGTATTTGAAATTAGGGATCGGTTTGAATGGCGCGGTTTAGGCTTTATCCCCCTAAGTGCGTTAAAGATCCGGGAAGAATATGCTGAATTCGATGCAGAGAAACGTTTTAATCTCCCGGATTTCGTTTCCCAGGAGCACAAACAATGTATTTGTGGTGAAGTACTTCGTGGTGTAAAAAAACCAATGGAATGTAAATTGTTTGAGAAAGTATGTTCGCCGGAGAACCCTCTGGGATCCTGCATGGTGTCTTCTGAAGGTGCATGTGCTGCGGTATATGCTTATGGACGGGTAAATCGATGATTGAAGCAACAATAACCAATAAAAGAAAGTCGCCAAAACTTAATATTCGGGAAGGAATCATAAATCTGGCTCATGGCAGCGGTGGAAGAGCTATGGCCCAATTGATCGAACAAATGTTCTTAACTGCATTTGATAATCAATGGCTGGCTGAGAGAAATGACCAGGCTCTCTTTTCCGTATCTGCCGGCCGAATGGTCATGACTACAGATGCCCATGTTATATCCCCCCTGTTCTTTCCGGGCGGGAATATTGGCTCCCTGGCTGTTCATGGAACAGTAAATGACATTGTGATGTCAGGCGCCAAACCCTTGTATTTATCTGCCAGCTTTATCCTGGAAGAAGGGTTTCCCTTGGCCGACTTGCAAAAAATCGTCGAGTCTATGGCTGCCGCGGCACAACAAGCGAATATTGCTATTATTTCTGGTGATACCAAAGTAGTCGAACGCGGAAAAGGAGATGGCATCTTTATTACCACTACAGGGCTCGGGGTAGTTCCTGAAGGAGTCCATATTTCCGGAAATAGAGCAAAACCCGGTGACCAGGTGCTGGTTAGCGGATCTATGGGCGATCATGGCGTTGCAATTATGGCGCATCGGAATAACTTGCAATTTCAAACCAAAATTCAATCTGATACTGCCTCCCTACATGATTTGGTCTCTTACATGATTGCGGCCGTACCTGACATTCACTGTATGCGCGATCCTACCCGCGGGGGTTTGGCAACCACATTAAATGAATTTGCACTGCAATCCAATGTGGGTTTTATTATTGATGAAAATAAAATACCCATTCGTACCGAAGTAGCCGGAGCATGTGAGTTATTAGGGCTTGATGCCTTATATGTGGCTAATGAAGGAAAATTGGTTGCCATTTGCGCCCTTGATGATGCAGATACCTTATTAGCGGCAATGCGATCACATCCCTTAGGAATGCATGCAGAAATTATTGGTGAAGTAGTTGAGGATCCACATCATTTTGTGCAACTTAAAACAAAACTTGGAGGCATGAGAATTGTCGATTGGTTAACGGGCGAACAATTACCACGAATTTGTTAATGTGAATTAATGCTGTCAGCTGCGGTGTGCCATCGGTAAGTTAAGCATTTCCAGGTTCCACTGCGCTGCCCAAACCCCAAAGCAAACAAATATCCAGGGTTAAGGAATTATATGACCGTGAATAAAATAAGCTATTTCATGCCTTATTCTAAATTACAAGAGTTGCTGTATATCCTCAATAATGCGGGGTACTCTTGTATTGGCCCTCAAGTACGAGATGGCGCCATTATATATGATGTGCTAAAACACACAGATCAACTACCCTGGGGGATCCGCGATCACCAAACCCCGGGAGGTTATCAATTAGAACAAATAAAAGAACATAAGGCTTTTGCCTTTGCGAACGGGCCGCAAGCAATCAAACCCTTGCTATTCAAACCCCAGGAGACCGTCTGGAAAGTAAAACGGGACCCGGAGGGCAAGTTAATATTTCAACCTCATCAAGATAAAGAACAACCTATTGCAATAATTGGTGCGCGTTCTTGCGATTTGGCAGCAATGAGCATTCAAGATAAAGTGTTCCTTGAGGGCCCACATCCGGATCCGCGTTATAAAAAACGCCGTGAGCAGTTATTTGTGGTTGCGGTCAATTGCTCCTATTCTTCCAATAATTGCTTTTGCGTTTCAGCGGGTACAGGACCTGAGGTAAAAAACCCTTTCGATATTCTTATGACTGAAATTGATGAGGGTTTTGTGATGCATATTGGCAGCAAAAAGGGGCAAACAATACTTGCCGCCCTGGATCTATCCAAAGCAAAAGCAATCCAATGTAAAAAAGCCGATAAAACCATACACCAAGCAGCAGCAATGCAAACGAAAAGAATTCCTTTGGAAAA
It includes:
- the hypA gene encoding hydrogenase maturation nickel metallochaperone HypA gives rise to the protein MHELWVCKSILEIIKQKAAAIPCTRVKKIILEIGQLAAIEKESLIFGFKVITAGTIAENAELHIIDIPAEALCESCQKRNPLQQYYDPCPSCGSHALQVIQGEELQIKSMVVE
- the hypB gene encoding hydrogenase nickel incorporation protein HypB, whose protein sequence is MCGICGCTEEQNEMHHHEHHTHGSMSHHDDEHLIHVEQSILAQNQQFALNNKQYLIKKNILALNLMSSPGSGKTTLLAKTIEDLKTELESAVLVGDQQTDYDAKLIKASGGNALQINTGKTCHLDAHRVSHALENIPLKENSLLFIENVGNLVCPALFDLGEQFKVVILSVAEGENKPLKYPDMFRCADLLLITKMDLLPYVNFNLDKCIEYARQIKPTIEILTLSAMSGDGLLNWYGWLRQKLLDTRGNP
- the hypF gene encoding carbamoyltransferase HypF; its protein translation is MKRLRINIQGQVQGVGFRPCVYRIARHLALTGWIQNTSSGVLIEAQGILVNQLIPHVQKKLPPLAKITQIQSATICSIANEISFKIIESQEGKVNTIITPDASICPQCLQELFDPQSRYFRYPFLNCTHCGPRFTITRNLPYDRKQTSMALFPLCPDCQTDYSNPENRRYHAQPTACFHCGPQLSLPIEELAHSILQGEIIALKSLGGYQLICDARNKAAVARLRARKNRDTKPFALMVANSLSAERIVTMSQQERELLESITRPIVLLEKINEPDSFTSEVAPGLNTLGIMLPYTPLHYLLFNAFAGNKNGGAWLNEPQEPILVVTSANIGGEPLIIEDESAKFYLDTIADKVISYNRPIVTRVDDSVMRMVLHRPMFIRRSRGFVPAPIELPHEIPPTLAVGGHLKNTFCITRGNEAFISQHIGSLDNKATIEFFHESLSHLLRFLDVTPERIAHDMHPDFYTTRFAINSGIPAFAIQHHHAHMASVMAEHGINKTALGLALDGYGYGNQGEAWGGELFLLEQSTYIRLGSFLPLLQPGGEIAAREPWRMAASVLHSLGQGDEIAQRFSEYPQAHGVHHLLNKKINCPSTSSCGRLFDAVSALLGIQLVSHYEGHAAMRLENQVTQVQIMPEGWQLQEGFFDMMPTLKFLANRIEPVTGANLFHGTLIAGLAEWVNKMCRERGVDVVVLSGGCFLNQILAEGLTTALRKSGIISFLPHALPPNDGGISLGQAWIAGNL
- a CDS encoding HypC/HybG/HupF family hydrogenase formation chaperone: MCLALPAQITQILDDARAIVNVGGITKEISTALLEEVAPGDYVIIHVGYALTRLDEYEAQKTLSLFAQMAQEMSV
- the hypD gene encoding hydrogenase formation protein HypD: MKYIEDFRNADYAKALARKIAAQVIPNRYYQFMEFCGGHTHAIHRYGIPSLLPKNVEMIHGPGCPVCILPISITDKALALASLPNVILCSYADMLRVPGSGQKNLLHAKATGADVRMIYSASDALKIAQENPQKEVVFFAIGFETTTPPTAVIIHQARKLKLHNFSVFCNHVLTPVPMNYLLQTNEVKLDGFIGPAHVSIVIGSQPYEAVCKKYKKPIVISGFEPLDLLHSILMLIQQINENRCEVKIQYTRAVTHSGSLLSQQIMDEVFEIRDRFEWRGLGFIPLSALKIREEYAEFDAEKRFNLPDFVSQEHKQCICGEVLRGVKKPMECKLFEKVCSPENPLGSCMVSSEGACAAVYAYGRVNR
- the hypE gene encoding hydrogenase expression/formation protein HypE, translating into MIEATITNKRKSPKLNIREGIINLAHGSGGRAMAQLIEQMFLTAFDNQWLAERNDQALFSVSAGRMVMTTDAHVISPLFFPGGNIGSLAVHGTVNDIVMSGAKPLYLSASFILEEGFPLADLQKIVESMAAAAQQANIAIISGDTKVVERGKGDGIFITTTGLGVVPEGVHISGNRAKPGDQVLVSGSMGDHGVAIMAHRNNLQFQTKIQSDTASLHDLVSYMIAAVPDIHCMRDPTRGGLATTLNEFALQSNVGFIIDENKIPIRTEVAGACELLGLDALYVANEGKLVAICALDDADTLLAAMRSHPLGMHAEIIGEVVEDPHHFVQLKTKLGGMRIVDWLTGEQLPRIC